Genomic DNA from Fimbriimonas ginsengisoli Gsoil 348:
TCGATGACCAGCGGCTGCGAAATCACGCTTGCTGGTTTGTTTTCGACTGCTGAATTTTTCCAGCCAAGAATCGGTTCGCTACCCGATCGGCACGAGGAACATGCCGGCTTCGGGAAGTTCGAAGGCTCCGATTCGACGGCCTTTCAAGTCCAGAGCGATGATCGACTTTTCCGTCGACCGAGCGAAGACAACTAGCCCTCCAGCGACGGCGATCAGTACCGAAAACGGAGCGACCTGATCGGCTTTACCGACGACCCATCCGCTGCCGGTGAAGCGGAGGGTGTGAACGACCCCAGAACGGAGGGCAAAGAAACCATTGCGGGGACCAACCGCAATCAGGCTATTGACCGGATCCGCCGCATCCCCCCATATGCGGGACACAAGCTTCAGGTGGCCGCGATCCAGTCTGACGTCGACCAAACCCCGCCCCCAGGCTTCTAGAATCGCGTGCTTATTGTCGAAGAACGCCATCGCGGGAACCCCCTGGGCCACATCTATTCGTTCCCGCTCCGCGCGCCGGGACGACTCAACTCTCCACACCGCCCCGCCAGACCAGTCCGCGCCGCTCTCGGAGAGCCCCACGAAGAGGGGGCCGCTGCCCTTCGGTACGGCTGCCACCACTTGCGCCTCGGAAGGCTTTTGAAACGCGATCTTGCCTCGCATGGGTCCAACATTCCGCCTCGATACCGGATGGATCGCAACGCCGGCGGCTGAAGCCACATAAATAAGCTTTTCATCTGGTGAAAGGCAAAGGTATTGGGCGTCCGCAAGGGTATTCACTTCGCCTCCACCGGGTGCGATCTGCAAGAATCGCCGTCCGTTACGAGATATAAGCAGCACCAAAGATCGGCCCGCGGGGCCTTTGATCGCATGTGCAATTTGCGACCCCGGACGAGGCGACCAGGGTGATCCGCTTTTGCCGAGCTTCTGGCCGGGAGTAAAGACGTAATACGCGACCTCCCCCGTCCGGGGGGAGATCGCGGCAAAACGGACGGAGGAAGGGGGCGCTTTCCCTGGCATCGTAGATGCCCAAGCAGCGATCGCTATTCCTAGTATCGACATAGGTTTTGTGCCCCCTTCTTCCGTATTACGGCGAGGTTCGAACTTGGATCTGTTCCTCCCAAAACTCGGGGTTGTGATCCACCGATTTCACATACGCGCTCCCGAGGCCGGGGTAGGCGCCGGTCTTGTAGACGTTGACGCCAGACTCCAATTGGGAGCCGTTCACCGTCACTTCGCCTCCGAAGATATCTCCCCAGCCGCCGCCGATCTGATAGGCGCCGGACATGAAGAGACCGCTCGAAGGGCCATTCGGCAACGGCGCGTTCGCGTTCACGACCGTACCGTTCGCCTTCGTGAAGCGAAGGCGTTGGGCGATCGAGTTCACCCGTTTGATCGTGACCGTGTTCAGGCCCGACTGCTTCAGGTTGCGAACGACGATCGAATACCGGTACTGCGGGGCCGGAGGGCCTTGCAGGTTCGGATTTACGAACGAGAACGATCCCGCGCCTCCGTTATTGCCGATGACGAACATCCCGTGGTAGTTCGGCAAGCCGCCAGGCGAGGGCAGCGTCCACGTAATTTTCGGCGCTCCGTTGACATAGATGTTGTCGTATCCCTTGGGAGCCAGCGTCCAAGTCCCGCTCGCCTTGTTCAGCCCGTACACCTTCCAACCCGGATTCGAGCTGCTGCCGCATTGGAACCCTACGTCTACGTGGACGTTGGTGGTCGATGCGAGCCCATCAACACCGGTGTAGATATAGGCCGTGTCGGTAGAAGATCCCGCGGAGGTGTCGTTCCCTTTCAGGTTCGCGGTGCCGGAGGATGGGGACGGAAGATACACCGCCGCTCGGAGCTCCGAGAATCCGGCATTGGCTTCGACCTTGCGGAAAGGACCGGAAGGCTGGGCCGTCGGGTTGTATCCGCCCAATTGCAGCGGCGAGTAAGTCGCCTCCGCAGAGGCCCGCCCGCCTTTCATACCGTTGGCATAGTGCGACGCCGCTTCGCTCCGACGAAGATTCGACCGGTTTGAGGAAAGCAGCAACCCGCCATCGTCGCCACCGCCCTCGAAGCCATCCATCGTAACCGGATAGGTGGCGTTGTCGCTGTCGTGATACAGGTTGCTGGCCGCGTCGTATTGCGCGGTCGGCCCGTAGGCGGAGGCGCCGTTGCTATTGCCGTTGCTGTAAGTCACTCCGTTGGGCCCGAGGGCGACGGTGCGTCCACTCGCAGCCCAACCGGTAACGTGCGCCGCTCCGATCTGGTCGATCTTGGCGACGATCGTCGCTGCGTTTCCGGTGTCGTACGGGACAGAGTCGGCGGTGGGAGCGTCGGAGGACTCGTTGCTGGCAACCCCTTCGGTTCCGCTCGAGTTGATCACCGATTTGACCACGTAGTAGTACGTCGTTCCGGTGGAGAGTCCCGGGTTCGAATAGAGGTAAGCGTTCGAGAGACCAGGGCCTGGGTCAACCGGGTTAATGGGCGAGGAATTGAGCTTCGTGTACGGGCCGCCGCTGGTGGTGGAACGGTACACGTTGTAGCCGATCGCTCCCGGCACGCCGTTCCAATAGAGGGAGACCTGGCTCGTACTGGTTCCTACCGCCGTCAAGGTGATGACGGGCACGGTTCCCGCGGCCAGAGTCGTGGCCGACGCCTCGTTGCTCCACGCCGAATTCTCGGATGCGTTGAAGCTTCGCACCCGGTACGTGTAGGTCGTCGAGGCGGTCAGAGCCGAATCGGTGAAGGTCGTGCTGTTGGGAGCGGCATTCGTGACGAACACGTAGGTCGTACCACTCGCACCACCTTTTCGCTCGATTCGGAATCCGGTTTCCGTGGAGCTCTGGTCGCCCCAGCTAAGGGTGATCTGGCTGCTGCTGATCGCGGCGGCCTGCAGGTTGATCGGCGGCTCGATGGGCGTGGTCAAAGAGAGCTGATCGAGCTTGAAGTCGTATGACAGCGAGCTAAGGCGAACCGGTCGTGCCGCGCGAAGGTAGTACTTCATCACGCCGGTCGAGGCGTTGCGATACAAGGCAACTTGGCTTGGCGTCAGGGAGACGACTTGAACGATGTCCGCCCCTGCACCGGAAAAACTCTTCACGTTATCGAACGCCAACGTGTTCACGTTTTGGAAAAAAACGAGAAGGGTCGCGTTGGCGGGAATGTTGCTCTCGACCGAGACATTCAATCCGGTCGAAGTCGTATTGCTCGCAAGCGAGCAATCGCCTTGGACATCGGCCCACTGGTCACCCGCCGAAGTCGAGGTCGTGTGAACCGTGTAGTAGAGATTGTCCGAAGTTTGGATGCTGCTTAGGCTTCCGGAAACGTAGGTTCCGAAGTTGCCGACGGAGATCGAGGTCACCGTGTTGGATCCCTGCAGCACCCTGGCTAGCGAGACACAGGCTAAGACTCCGATCAGGAGCGTTAGCCACAAAGACCAAAAACGTCTCTTGTGTTTCAAATGAATTTCTCCCTAAAGGCTGTGATAATTACCAGCTAACCTTCAGCGAGTGGACGTATCAAAATATTGAATCGTTCTGACTTTCACAGAAAGCGAACTATCCGTTAACGTCAGGCCGAAACCGAAGCGGGGCTTGCGGCGACGACGGAAACTTCCACCAGGAGGCGCGATGCCGGGGGGCCGACGTAGACCCCTTTGGTGGGGGCGACCTCGCTGTAGTCGCGGCCGACGTGGACGCGGATGTGGTGGTCGTTGGCGAGGAGGGCGTTCGTCGGATCTAAGGCGAGCCAACGGCCTTGGGGAAGCAGGCATTCGAGCCAGGCGTGCGTCGCCTGCTCGCCGCGGATCCCCGGTCCGCCGTAAAGGTAGCCGCTCACATACCGAGTAGGAACCCCCTGGGTGCGGCAGCACGCGATCATGAGGTGGGCGTAGTCCTGGCAGACGCCGGCCCGCTTCTCGAGAACTTCATCCAACGTCGAGTGGACGTGAGTCGCATCGGTATCGTAGGTAAGCAGCTCGTTGATGTGACGGTTTAGGTCGAGAAGAAACGTCGCGATGCCGGTCGCGCCTCGTCGAACTTCCTGGGCGATCCGGGCGGCCTCAGGGTGGAACGTCACGTACGGACTCTCGGTGAGGTACTCCACGTTCGCTTGGCGGTTCTCGTCGGCGGCGTAGAAGTCCCATCCATCGGTCAAGAGGTCGACGTCGGCGTAGGGGTCGCTGCGGCGGGTTTCCACCGTCGCGGTCGCCACGATCTCCATCCGAACGTGCGGCTGCCTGACACCGAAGTGGTGAACCGTGCCCCCGATATCCTCATACGAGAAGACCGGCACCCGCGGAAGGACGTCGACGCGGAACTCGCGGCAGGTCTGCGAGTCGTCGGTCAACGGCATCAGCCGAACTTCGTTATGACTCTCGAAGGCGGGCGACGGGTACTCGTAGACGGTTCGGTGGGTAGCTAGAAGGATCATGAAGGGGCGGTGAAAAAAGAGTGGCCCTTCAATAGACGAAGGTGGGCCGCATTGCGCCGCTCTCGAACGACGATTTAGTAGGTCAGGTAGTTCGCATAGATGGCATTGCCGATGTCCAGGCAGCGCATCTGCACTCCGTGTAGGAATTCGTGAAGGCCTCCGCTGATGATTTCCTCGGCTCGAGTGTAGTTCAGATCGCTATAGAGGCGGCCCACCGCTCTCTCCGCTTCGTTTTGGGGCGCGAGGTCGCGGTTTCCGCTCACTCGCCGGAGGCAGCCTTCGATGCGGCCGATCGAGTGGCGGACGGATGCGGGGAACTGCGGGTTCAGGATCAGGAACTCCGCGACCCGAGCCGGGGTCACCCCCTGCCGAAACGTCTTGGAGAACGCTTCGTAAGCTCCGACCGACTTGAGCACGGCGATCCAGCCGTGAACGTCGAGTGGCCCGCCGACCGAGTCGGGCGCGGGCACGGTCGGCGGCACCGTCTCCCGCACCGCGAACCGAGGCAGCAGGTCGTGGTATTTCACGTCGAGAATCCGCGTCGTCTGGTCCGCCCGCTCCAAAAACCGCCCGGCGTCGTGAAAATCGCGGGCCTCGCCCATCATCAGCGTGCGGTTGGTGATCCCCTGGAAAAGGTGCGATCCGTCTTTGACCTTCTGAAAGAAACCGAACGGTGACGTTTCCAAAACCCGATCCACATCCCACGCCTGGTAGTCGAGATAGAACCGGTTGAGACACTCCCACATCTCGCTGGAGATCTGGTCGCGGATGCTACGCGCGTTCTCGCGGGCGGCCCGGATGCAAGCCTGAATGCTGCTCGGGTTCTCCGTATCGAACGCGAAGAAGTGGAGCACCGACCGCTCGTCTTGCTGGGAGTACCGCTTGTTGAACGCCTCCTCTTGGCTGGAGATGGCGAGGATGGAAGACCAGCGAAACAGCTCGCCCACGAGCGGGCTTTCCAACCCGAAATGATAGTGAACGTCGATCATCCGGGCTGTCGCTTCGGCCCGCTCGATGTATCGACCGATCCAAAACGCGCTCGCGGCATGGCGGCTCAGCATTGGGGCGCCCCCGCTTGGCCAGGATTCTCGATCTCCGCGGGGGGATTTGCAAGCTGAGTCTGGGTCATGGTTCCGAGGGTCTGCGACTGGGTATCCGGCCCGTCGTCCGCCAGCACCCACGTATCTTTGCTGCCACCTCCTTGGGAGGAGTTGACCACGTAGCTCCCCTTCCTGAGCGCGACCCGCGTGAGTCCGCCGGGGACGATGGTGACGCCGTCCTTGCCGCAGAGAATATACGGACGCAAGTCGACGTGCCGCCCCTCGAACCCGTCGCTGAAAAAGCATGGCGATCTCGAAAGCGAGATGAGCGGCTGGGCGATGTAGTCGCGGGGATTCGCTCGAATGAGGTCGCCGAACCGCTCACGTTCGGCCTGGGTTGCCTGCGGTCCCATGAGCATCCCGTATCCACCGCTCTCGTTGGTCGCCTTCACGACGAGCTTATCGAGATTATCGAGGATGTATGCGCGCTCATCGTCGCGCCAGGCCAAGTAGGTTGGAACTTGCTCCAAGACCGGTTCCTCGCCGAGGTAGTAGCGGATCATTTCGGGGACGTACGGGTAGATCGCCTTGTCGTCGGCCACGCCAGTGCCGATCCCGTTGGCGAGCGCCACGTTGCCGGCCCGGTAGGCGTTGACCAGGCCCGGCACGCCGAGAACGCTCTCGGGGCGGAAGGCAAGGGGATCGAGAAAATCGTCGTCCACTCGCCGGTAAACCACATCGACCCGCTTCGGTCCCTTGGTCGTCTTCATGAAGACGTAGTTGTTTTCCACGAACAGGTCACGCCCTTCCACCAGCTCGATCCCCATCTGCTGGGCGAGGAACGAGTGCTCGAAGTAAGCGGAGTTGAAGACGCCCGGCGTGAGAAGCACCACCGCGGGGTCCTCGGGGCCGGAGGGGGCGAGGTCGCGCAGATTCTTGAGTAGCATGCGAGCGTAGCCGTCGACCGGCCGGACGCGGTTTTCTCGAAACAGGCTCGGGAAAACCCGCATAAGAATCATGCGGTTCTCGATCATGTAGCTGACCCCGCTGGGGGTTCGGCAGTTATCCTCGAGCACCCGGTAGGTTCCGTCGACGTCGCGGATGATGTCGGTGCCGCAGATGTGGACGTAGATGTCGTCCGGCACGTCGGCGCCGACGAAGGCGCGGCGGTAGTTGGGGGCGTTGACGACCAACTCCCGCGGGACTCGCCCATCCTTGAGGATCTTGCCTTCGTGGTAGACGTCGTGGAGGAAGAGGTTCAGTGCGCGAACTCGCTGCTCCAGACCTTTTTCAATATGCCGCCATTCGGCCGCCGGAACGATGCGCGGCACGAGATCGACCGGGAACGGCTTCTCGATCCCCTGGGTGTCGCCGTAGACGGTGAAGGTAATCCCTTGGTTGACCAGCGTGAGGTCCGCCAGCTCGCCCCGTGCCCGGAACTCCCGGGCCGTCATCGCGCCGAGGGTCGATTGGAGACGAGCGTAGTGCGCCCGGGGGACGCCGGTCCCCTCGAACATCTCGTCGAAGAAGCCGCCCAAGTCGTACCCCTCGAAGAGGCCCGGCGGAGACACGAAAGTTTGAGATTGGATCATCGGAAAATGCCGTCGGGCGGCCTTGGCCGGCGGATCCTATCAGGTGAGATGGGGCATTATAACGCGCCTGTCGCCGGCGTGCCAAGCCGCACCGTAGCATCGGCTCCAAGCCGATGAACCTCATAGACGTCGCCGGCTGGGAGCCGATGCTACGACGGCTGCCGAGAAAGCTGGCAGGACGAACCGGCCGGAAGAGATGAAATGGGTGGGGGGCAGATCGCGGGTCGGGTGGCCGTGGTCGCCGGCTTCCTGCCAGGCATATTGGCCCGAGCCCCAGAGCGCCACCCTGCCGGCGGGCAGTCCTACGATCTCGACGGGTGAGCGCCCCTTATTCACCAACAAGACCGACTGGCCGCCCTCCGGACGGAGGAGCGTATAGGCCGAGACATCCGGGGATGAAGAAGTCGAACGGACGAGGTGGTGAGGCTTCGCAAGGTCGCCGCACCATTCGCGGGTCACCAGCGCCGCCGCCCAGTGGGCGGGCATCGCCCATTTGGCGTTCCCTCCTTCATCGTTGAGCCAAGTCATGAGGTTCCCCCAGTGCCCTTTCGTCTCCGAAATCAACTCGTTCGGTTCGAAGCCGTACAGGTACGCCTCGCTCCCGCCGAGCTCGAGAAATTTCCCAACCGTGTCGAGGTTGAGCAACGCCGCCGCGACCTGAACCTCGCTCGGCCCAGCAAACGCGGAGTAACCGTACTCGGTGATCAGGTAGGGAAGGCTCTTCGGCAACCCGTCGGCGCAAAGACGGTTCAAGGCAGCTTCCAACATCCCCGGCGAAGCTCGCAACTGGGGCTCGCAAGCGCCGTATGGATCGTCGAAGGGATACCATTCGAAGCTGAAGAACTGGAAGTCTCGCAGTTGCCCGCGCCGCCGCAACTCGTCCATAAAGCGGCGCACAAAGCCATGCTCATAGGGTCCGGGCGGAAAGGCGATCGATTCGTGCTGGACCGTTTGCATCGACGGTCCACCGATCGGAACATCCGGAAAAACTGCACGCGCCCGCCGAGCGATCTCGGCATACAGGGCAGCGAAATCCTTCGGGTTCGCGTACTGCCCGTCCGGCTCCTCCCCGATCTCCACCCCCCTTAACCGAATCCCTTTCGCTTTCAGCCACCGAAGCTCGGCTTCCGCGTTTTCCGGCGTGTCGTATAAAGCCCCGACCGGGACAAGCATCGGCAGACCATGGGTGAGCCCGCTAGCTAGTACGGTATCGAACCCAGGCTGCTCGGTGCGCCGGTCCAAGTCCTGCGCCCGGTGCCATGGATCGGTCGAAGAGGTGTATATCGCGGTCTGGTCGTGATTCGGCGCGTGCACGACGAAATCGCGCAGTTGGCCATGGCGCATCCGCCCGATTTGAACCTCACGAATCGCAAAGCCGACCCGATCGCGAGGATCGGGGGCCATCGACGGCTCCGAGGTTCGGGACGAGCGGGCGAGGTTGAGGCGGATGAATCGGGTCGGGGGAGTGACTTGGAAACGGACCAGGTCCAATGGCCGGTCTGGAGGACCGCTGCTCTCGAGACCGGCTCTTCCGGACTCCCTCACCCCCAACCCCCTCTCCCTCGTTCGGCACGTACATCCGAAGGAGGGAGAGGGGGCTCCGGAGATTGGGTGCCAGACGCCTGGGGGGTTGTCGTCTTCTTCGATGTTTTCGTTGCCGATCCAGTATTCGAGGTTGTATTGCGTCGCAAAAGGATTCGCCCACTGGATGCGAATGGCGTCGATCTTGCGCCGGCGGCCGAGGTCGATGACGACCCATTGGGGAGCGTCGCCTAGGTAGGGATTGCTCTTCCAGTAAGTGGTCCCGTCTCCGTCGTCGATGCGAGAATAGCTATCGTCGTTGGCTTGGTCGAACGTGTTCCCACGCCGGGGGAGGCGGTAACCCCAAGAGACTTGGATCGGCTTGCTGGGGATGGCGGAGGAGGTCCAGTAACCTTGCCGATGAGCGGCATCGCTCCAGGTCCCCTCGGGGTTCCAGTGCCACGCCTCGCCGGCAAGCTCCGTCCGCAGCCGGTAAGTGAGGGCGCCGAGGCCGCTCGAAAGCATTGCCCGAAGGTTGTGCGGTCGAAACGTCTCCTCCGCATTGCCTGCCTCTCGGCCATCGACACCGGCGCCCAAGGCGCGGATCGGCACAAAGCGATTGAGTACTTGGCCGGGGAAAACCGAGATTTTCACCGACGGGATCAAGGCGAGTAGGAGGGCGGTAAACAAGACGACCGATTTTCCCCTAAACCGCGGAGTTGCAGAGGCCCTTGAACGTAGACCAAACTATGGAGGACTTTGGCTAGCGCAGCTTCCCCGACCGTCGCCGCCAGAACCCCCGCGAGCGAGATCAGTCCGTACCGGTGGATCATCGTCATCGGTCTGATTACCGCCTCCATCATGGAGGTGCTCGACACCACCATCGTGAATGTGGCGCTGCCGCAGATGGCGGGCAATCTCGGCGCCACCACTCAGGAGATTGGGTGGGTTTCGACCGGCTATATCCTCGCCAATGTCGTCGTCTTACCGATGACCGCGTTCCTTGTCGGCCGATTCGGGCGCAAGAACTACCTGGCGTTCTCGATAATCCTCTTCATCGTCTCGTCGTTCTTCTGCGGAACCTCTCATGCGTTGCTGGAGCTGGTGATCTGGCGCATCCTGCAAGGGGCGGGAGGCGCGGCGCTGCTCTCCACGGCGCAGGCCACGTTGCGCCAAATCTTCCCTCCCGAACAGCAGGGGCTCGTCCAGTCTGTATTCGTCATGGGGATCATCGTCGCGCCAACCTTAGGCCCCACTCTGGGCGGTTGGATCACGGACCACTACACCTGGAACTGGTGTTTCTTCATCAACATCCCCATCGGCTTGGTGTCGCTGTTCCTTGTGACCCAGTTCCTGCACGACCCGGCAGGAATGCGGCGGAACGCGACCGTCGACTACTTGGGAATCCTCTTGCTGGCGGTCGGCTTGGGATCGCTGCAGTACGTGCTCGAAGAGGGGCAATCGCAGGACTGGTTTGCCGATCCCACGATCCTCAAGCTTGCGATCCTCTCGGCCGTAACGCTTTCGGCAATGCTGTGGTGGGAGCTTTCTCCGCGAAACGAACACCCGATCGTCGACTTCCGAGTGCTGAAGAATCCGGCGTTGACGTCGGCGATCGTCCTCTTCGTCACGCTCGGGTTCGGGCTTTACGGTGGCGTTTATCTCTTCCCGATCTTCGCCCAGTCGATCTTGCGGTTCACCCCTACCGAGACTGGCCTCGTGCTTTTGCCGGGCGGACTCGCGACCGCGGCGAGTGCCCTTATCTGCGGAAAGCTGCTGGGCGGCAAGAAGCCGCTCGTGGACCCGCGGGTACCGATCTTCGTCGGACTGGTGATCTTCATGATCTCGATGTGGGACCTTGGGCACCTAACGATTCTTAGCGGCGAGCCGGACACCCGGGTCTCGCTGATCGTCCGCGGCTTCGGGCTCGGGTTCCTGTTCACCCCGATTAACCAGGTCGCCTATGCCAGCCTTCGCCCGAATGAGGTCCAGCAGGCTTCGGGGCTCATCAACCTTGCCCGACAGCTTGGCGGCTCTTTCGGGATCGCGATCCTAGGAACCTACGTCCAGGCCCACGCAGCTTTCCATCGGGCCAACTTGGTCACCCACATCTACCCGGGCAACCCGGCCGTGGACAGCCGGATGCAGGCCATTACGTCGGGACTTGTGGCCAAAGGGATGCCGCTCGAGCAGGCGAAGCAAGGAGCCCTCGCCGTAATGGACCAGACGGTCCAGAGGCAGTCCATGACCATGAGCTTCAACGACGGCTTTCTGCTGATTTTGGTGATCTTCATGTTTGCGACGCCGGCGGTTCTGATGCTAAAGAAGCCCACCGGCGGACGGGCGGCCCCGGCGGACGCGCACTAGCGCGACTTCTGAATCAATTGATTTGAAAGGTGCTTTCGGCGGGAACTGCCCGAAATGATTTACGCGTAGATCATTTTTGTTAAAAACCTCTTGGTGTTATTCGACTTCGGCTCTATACTGTGCATGAACCGCTTCATGTTATGAAGCGGTTCATATAAATCCATGCGAACCCGCCTCAAAGACGTGGCCGATAACCTGAAGCTCTCCCCCGCGCTCGTTTCCGGCGTGCTCAACCGGAGACCGAACGTTTGGGCGTCGGAGGAGACTCGCAAGCGGATCATCGAAGCGGCGCGGACGCTGAACTACCAGCCGAGCGCGGCGGCACAGGCCCTTAGCCGAGGAAAAAGCGACACGGTGGCCTTGGTCTACCGCCGTCTAGAGGGTCCAAGCTACCGTTTGGCTTACAGCGGCTTGGTGGATACGCTTTCCAGCGGCCTTCAAGCCAGCGGCCTTGGCCTTGCCGTCGCCAACTTCGCCGACCAGGAAGCGGTGCTCGACCACCTTCAAAAGCTGGCCGGCACCCGGGCCTGCGATGCCGTAATCCTTTGGGGCCGGGAGCAAGATACCGAAGCTCAGGGCGAGCTACTTGAAAAGCTCGGGATTCCGTTTCTCGTCAAAGGCCGGCACGAGCGCGATCATCCGAACTGGAACCAGATCGACTTCGACCACGAGGGAATGATGGCCCAAGCGGTCGATCATCTTGCCGACTTGGGGCACTCCCGGCTGGCGTATCTCGGATTCCCACATGACGAGGCGTTCGTTCGCGCTTTACGCCGCGGGTACGTCCAAGGGCACCGGCGGCGGCTCGGTTCGGACCCGGACCCGCGCTTCTTTGCCGAGCACGAGGACCTCGTCGCCCCGAACGCGGAGACGATCAACGGGTGGCTCAGCTTGCCGGAGGACGAACGGCCGACCGGCTTCGTCGTCGGCGCGGGCAACTCGGCCTGGCAAGCCCTGGAGACCTGCATCGCCCAGGTCCACCGCAAGCTCGGTTTCGAAACCGGCGACGACGCTGCTGCCGGCGTCACCTCCCTCTTTTTCACCCTCATGTTCGGGAACGCGCTCGTCTACCAGGGGATCGAAATCGATAGCCTGGCCCGGTTAGCTTTGCCCGAGCTGCTCACCGCGATCGAGCGGGGTGAGCCGGCCGAGTCGGTCCACCGGTTTTTGCCCGCACTTTCGCCGGCTCCCAGCCTCGACCTTTTGCAGCATGGCGTCTCGTTTTCCGGAGATGCCCCATGACCGCTTTTTGTCATCTCGTCATTAAACGCCGGCCTTTTGTCTGGCGCCGATCCGCACCGAAATCGACGACGTCGTCGATTGCCCTCTCCTAAGAAAGGAGCCCATATGAAATCACTTCGCAATAATCGAGCCTTTACGCTGATCGAACTGTTGGTGGTCATCGCGATCATCGCCATTCTCGCCGCCATCCTCTTCCCGGTCTTCGCCCAGGCGAAGCAAGCCGCAAAGAAGACCGTTGACGCCTCCAACCTCAAGCAGATCGGACTTGGTCTGATGATGTACGCCGGAGACAACGACGACCTGTTCCCACGCAACGATTACAAGGACCCGGCGCGTCCCGACTGGGCCGCTTTCACTTGGCGCGAAGCGAGCGCGCCCTACATCAAGAACGGCACGCCCAACGTAAGCTGGGTCAACAATCAGCCGCTCGCAATGTCCGGGATCTGGAAGAGCCCGGCGGAGCCCGCGAACGGACGATATGGCTATAACGTCCACCGCGCTCTGATGCCGAACCAGTTCGACTGGGAGTTCGGCGACAAGTACCTCATTCCTTCGCGCGGACAAGGAAACGTCGATAAGGTCGCAGAGACGATGCTCGTCACCACCGTCGGTATCAACCCCGATTGGCAGTCAGCCGCTCTCGG
This window encodes:
- a CDS encoding LacI family DNA-binding transcriptional regulator: MRTRLKDVADNLKLSPALVSGVLNRRPNVWASEETRKRIIEAARTLNYQPSAAAQALSRGKSDTVALVYRRLEGPSYRLAYSGLVDTLSSGLQASGLGLAVANFADQEAVLDHLQKLAGTRACDAVILWGREQDTEAQGELLEKLGIPFLVKGRHERDHPNWNQIDFDHEGMMAQAVDHLADLGHSRLAYLGFPHDEAFVRALRRGYVQGHRRRLGSDPDPRFFAEHEDLVAPNAETINGWLSLPEDERPTGFVVGAGNSAWQALETCIAQVHRKLGFETGDDAAAGVTSLFFTLMFGNALVYQGIEIDSLARLALPELLTAIERGEPAESVHRFLPALSPAPSLDLLQHGVSFSGDAP
- a CDS encoding DHA2 family efflux MFS transporter permease subunit, with translation MASAASPTVAARTPASEISPYRWIIVIGLITASIMEVLDTTIVNVALPQMAGNLGATTQEIGWVSTGYILANVVVLPMTAFLVGRFGRKNYLAFSIILFIVSSFFCGTSHALLELVIWRILQGAGGAALLSTAQATLRQIFPPEQQGLVQSVFVMGIIVAPTLGPTLGGWITDHYTWNWCFFINIPIGLVSLFLVTQFLHDPAGMRRNATVDYLGILLLAVGLGSLQYVLEEGQSQDWFADPTILKLAILSAVTLSAMLWWELSPRNEHPIVDFRVLKNPALTSAIVLFVTLGFGLYGGVYLFPIFAQSILRFTPTETGLVLLPGGLATAASALICGKLLGGKKPLVDPRVPIFVGLVIFMISMWDLGHLTILSGEPDTRVSLIVRGFGLGFLFTPINQVAYASLRPNEVQQASGLINLARQLGGSFGIAILGTYVQAHAAFHRANLVTHIYPGNPAVDSRMQAITSGLVAKGMPLEQAKQGALAVMDQTVQRQSMTMSFNDGFLLILVIFMFATPAVLMLKKPTGGRAAPADAH
- a CDS encoding type II secretion system protein yields the protein MKSLRNNRAFTLIELLVVIAIIAILAAILFPVFAQAKQAAKKTVDASNLKQIGLGLMMYAGDNDDLFPRNDYKDPARPDWAAFTWREASAPYIKNGTPNVSWVNNQPLAMSGIWKSPAEPANGRYGYNVHRALMPNQFDWEFGDKYLIPSRGQGNVDKVAETMLVTTVGINPDWQSAALGLEVAWWWHGGAQWPPVFTGATSGSKWDNDLPCNWIPSGPGPSCGMPRYRYTESANMVWCDGHAKAVKKGTLNWCKNIYTPGFTERPAQSSDASYDWIVGPGQPCEPYLK